In the Leptotrichia sp. oral taxon 223 genome, CTGTAAAAGCAGTCCCGTAATAATCAGTATTGTGCTGAACCATTGGGTTTAGTTCCAGTTCTTCTGCACGTTTTTTGGACATTGGGACACACATGAGTCCACGTGCCTCATTAATTATAAAATTTAAAGTTTCATAAGTTACTGCATCAGCTGGAATTATAAAATCCCCTTCATTTTCTCTGTCCTCATCATCGACAACCACTACTGGAATACCATTTTTCAAATCTTCAATGGCAGCTTCAATGCTGTCAAAATTCATCTTTTTTTCTGACATTTAAAATCACTTCTTTCTGTTTTATACTTTTAATTAAAATCCATGTTTTTGTAAAAATTCCATTGTTAAATTAGATTTTTTACCTTTATTTTCTGTATTTTCAAAATTGTCAAACTTTAATATTTTTTCAACATATTTTCCAAATAAATCTGTTTCAATATTTACAAAATCCCCGGTTTTTTTCATTCCAACGGTAATATTTTCAATCGTGTGTGGAATAAGCGAAACCGAGAAAATTCCAGCATTATCATTTACATCAATTACTGTAAGGCTCGCTCCGTCAATCGTTATACGCCCTTTTTCAACGATGTATTTCATATTATTTTTATAATTTTTATCCAGCTGGAATTCGTACACTTTTGCAATCCCCTTATCTGTAATTGATACAATTTTAGCCTCACAGTCAACATCCCCCATTACAAGGTGTCCGCCTAAAAAAGTCGTAAGTGTAAGTGACTTTTCAAGATTGACAATGTCTCCAGCTTTAGCACGCTTCAAGCCGCTTCTTTCAATGGTTTCAAACATTACATCGGCAGTAAAGTCATTTCCATTTAGTTTTGTAACAGTCAGGCACACGCCATTTACAGCGATACTATCCCCAATCTGTGCTTTTTCAGTGACTTTTTTCCCCCTTATTGTAATTTCGATACTTGCAGTTTTTTTCGCAATATCAATAATTTTTCCAGTTTCTTCAATTAAACCAGTAAACATAATTTTCTCCTGATTTTCAATTTTTTATTCTAAATTATAGTACTTCCAATTTAAAATGATAGCAGAAGGTTAGTCTGTATCTATAGCCAATCTACTAATTATAACTTTTTTGTAAAAATTCCATTCCAACATTTTCACCATAAACATTATATTTTACGTTTTTCAAGATGATGGCTTCATTCATATTTTCCTTATCAAATCCAGCAATAAAAGATTTTCCGTCATTATCGCCCAAAATTTTATTAGCAATAAAAATTTCTCCAGCGTCAACAACATCTTCTTCAAAAGCCTGTGAAATAAGAGATTGTCCACCTTCCAATAAAACTGAGTCAATTCCTAATTTTCCGATTTTTTCCAGAATTTCTTCAAATCTAAATTTTGTACCATTCAAAAATATAAATTTAACTTTGTTATTTTCAAAAAAATCTAACTGCTTTTCAGAATTTTCATTGTTGTGGGACGTAATAATTATCGTCTTTTCATCAATATTTTCCTTAATAACATTATTATTTTTTTCAGTTTTTAAATGCGGATCAATAATGATTCTGTATGGATTTATATCATCCTTGATTCTTGCGGTAAGGCTTGGATTGTCGGCTAGGACAGTATTTATTCCAACCATTATTCCCATAAATTTATTTCGGTAAAATTGAACTTTTTCACGTGACGCTTCGTTTGTAATCCATTTGGAATTTCCTGTTTTTGTAGCAATTTTTCCATCCAGTGTAATCGCACATTTTAAGAATAAATATGGCAATTTTGTAATTATATATTTGAAAAACACTTGATTTATTGCATCACATTCGGTTTTTAAAACATTTTCAGCAACTTTAATTCCAGCATTTTTCAATATTTGTACTCCTTTTCCAGCTACTTTTGGATTCGGATCAGAGGAACCGATGACACATCGCTTTAATCCCATTTTTACAATTTTTTCTGCACAAGGTGGTGTTTTTCCATAATGTGAGCAAGGTTCCAATGTAACATAAATTGTTGCATTTGACAAATCTTCTGAATTTTTTGAAGCTTCGTCCAAAGCGTAAACTTCGGCGTGAGGCCCTCCAAAATACTTGTGATAGCCAGTTCCAATAACTTTTCCATCTTGAACGACAACAGCTCCAACCATTGGATTGGGATTAACTGCCCCAGCCCCTTTTTTTGCCAGTTCAATTGCCATTTTCATATATTTTTCGTCAATATTTTCATTCATTTTATTTTTCCTTTATTAATTCATAACTGCTGTCAATTAATTTTATGATTTCATCTTTATTAATATTTTTTGAAAATTTTACAAAAATATTTTTTTATCCAATTTCTTTTATTAAATTAATCATTTCAATTGCAGAAAATGCCGCATCTGCCCCTTTATTTCCAGCCTTTGTTCCTGCTCTTTCAATGGCTTCTTCGATGTTGTTTGTAGTTAAAACTCCAAAAATTACAGGCAGCTCGCTTTGTAATGAAATTTGAGCAACCCCTTTTGAAACTTCTGCACAGACGTAGTCAAAATGTGGAGTGGAACCTTTTATTACAGCGCCAAGAGCAATTATTGCATCATATTTTTGCGTATTTGCTAATTTTTTTGTAATCAATGGTATTTCAAAAGCTCCTGGAACCCAGGCGATGTCGATATTTTCTTCGGAAACATCATTTCTTTTCAGCACATCCAAAGCTCCGCCAACTAATTTGGAAGTAATAAACTCATTAAATCTTCCAGCTACGATTGCTATTTTTATATCTTTCCCATCGAATTTTCCTTCAAAAGTTCTCATTTCAAATCATCCTCTCATTATTTAATTTTTATTTTCATTTAAAGCAAAAAAGCCAAGAATACTGGATTCAAGGCTTTTACAATATAAAGGTAGGTAATTTTAATTTGTAATTATTGTAATTCTGAATTTTATTTAGATAACTCAGATTATATATCACAAAATTACTTAACAAATTCGGATTAAAAATTAATCATTTCACTTCTACCATCTAGACTGTAACTATCGGTACTGGAATCACACCAGTTCATGTCGTTTTCATTTCATTTAAAAGAAAAACAACTCGTGGACTTTTACCACCGGTCGGGAATTTCGCCCTGCCCTGAAGCTTTAAATTTATTTCTAAATTAATAATATCACTTTTTTATTATAATTACAAGTACTTTTTAAAAATTATATGAAATTTTTTTAGAAAAATCAGTTTTTTTTATTGACAAAATTTAAAACATAAGGTATTATTATATAAAATTAATATTAAATTAATAAATATAAAAACTAATAAAAAAGATTTATATACGCTAAATTATTTATTAATTAAAAATAACGATATAATAGGAGGTAAAATGAGAAAAACAATAGGAGTATTAATTTTTATGGTATTTATGGCTTGCAGTAACAGTAAAAGTGAAGAATTGAAAGAAAATAAAAAAACAGAAGAACAAATGGCACAAATTCATACAATTCCCAAACAAGGAAAAAGCTGTA is a window encoding:
- a CDS encoding riboflavin synthase, translated to MFTGLIEETGKIIDIAKKTASIEITIRGKKVTEKAQIGDSIAVNGVCLTVTKLNGNDFTADVMFETIERSGLKRAKAGDIVNLEKSLTLTTFLGGHLVMGDVDCEAKIVSITDKGIAKVYEFQLDKNYKNNMKYIVEKGRITIDGASLTVIDVNDNAGIFSVSLIPHTIENITVGMKKTGDFVNIETDLFGKYVEKILKFDNFENTENKGKKSNLTMEFLQKHGF
- the ribD gene encoding bifunctional diaminohydroxyphosphoribosylaminopyrimidine deaminase/5-amino-6-(5-phosphoribosylamino)uracil reductase RibD codes for the protein MNENIDEKYMKMAIELAKKGAGAVNPNPMVGAVVVQDGKVIGTGYHKYFGGPHAEVYALDEASKNSEDLSNATIYVTLEPCSHYGKTPPCAEKIVKMGLKRCVIGSSDPNPKVAGKGVQILKNAGIKVAENVLKTECDAINQVFFKYIITKLPYLFLKCAITLDGKIATKTGNSKWITNEASREKVQFYRNKFMGIMVGINTVLADNPSLTARIKDDINPYRIIIDPHLKTEKNNNVIKENIDEKTIIITSHNNENSEKQLDFFENNKVKFIFLNGTKFRFEEILEKIGKLGIDSVLLEGGQSLISQAFEEDVVDAGEIFIANKILGDNDGKSFIAGFDKENMNEAIILKNVKYNVYGENVGMEFLQKSYN
- the ribE gene encoding 6,7-dimethyl-8-ribityllumazine synthase, encoding MRTFEGKFDGKDIKIAIVAGRFNEFITSKLVGGALDVLKRNDVSEENIDIAWVPGAFEIPLITKKLANTQKYDAIIALGAVIKGSTPHFDYVCAEVSKGVAQISLQSELPVIFGVLTTNNIEEAIERAGTKAGNKGADAAFSAIEMINLIKEIG